One Onthophagus taurus isolate NC chromosome 11, IU_Otau_3.0, whole genome shotgun sequence genomic window carries:
- the LOC111417640 gene encoding striatin isoform X1 — MKVHGNPTTTTTMEETSIRENGAQMQMGPQGASVVNNTKPTDQPNPAQVQYSIPGILHFIQHEWARFELERSQWEVDRAELQARIAFLQGERKGQENLKNDLVRRIKMLEYALKQERAKYHKLKYGVDLNQGEMRPSALDDGNNVDSQVDADLPITANHPSWRQGRQLLRQYLQEIGYTDRIIDVRSTKVRALLGLNNNQEQEENVNGGSLNGNESNKRASESQGRRTPAKKTQPSSLAEAMMLETEAAVMVNLDFLTNTDVDMEDDDDINDDDVEVRDDIDDDVKSVKRKGKLDSLGDDVDAEAMEVLNELNLLSEAVDHRQNEKSSFESIKWKEAKSFQGGPKTCRQLGMNEEETLDASLGLGELAQLTVNNDAESTYDIASSKEPFRKTWNAKYTLRSHFDGVRALAFHPTEPVLITASEDHTLKLWNLQKTVQAKKSASLDVEPLYTFRCHNGQVLCLAISGTGEHCYSGGLDGNIHCWNVPNSNIDPYDLYDPEVLNCTLSGHTDAVWGLSVLNSRQHLVSCAGDGTVKLWAPHSKGSLLNTFVSETDGVPCSVDFVRDEPNRIIAAYSSSNMVMFDTETGKPAVRFESGQDNATTAANKQIYRVVCHPTLPMTISAHDDRHIRFWNNNTGKMIHSMVAHLDAVTSLAVDPNGLYLLSGSHDCSIRLWNLDNKTCVQEITAHRKKFDESILDVAFHPSRPYIASAGADGLAKVFV, encoded by the exons ATGAAGGTGCACGGAAAtccgacgacgacgacgacgatggAGGAGACTTCGATTCGTGAAAATGGGGCCCAAATGCAAATGGGACCCCAAGGCGCATCGGTTGTTAACAATACGAAACCCACCGACCAACCGAACCCGGCCCAAGTTCAGTATTCGATCCCGGGTATTTTACATTTCATCCAACACGAATGGGCTAGATTTGAACTCGAACGGTCTCAATGGGAAGTAGATAGAGCCGAATTACAG GCTCGTATTGCATTTTTACAAGGAGAGCGTAAAGgtcaagaaaatttaaaaaatgatcttGTCCGACGTATAAAAATGCTTGAATATGCTCTAAAACAAGAACGGGCGAAATACCACAAATTAAAATACGGCGTCGATTTAAATCAAGGCGAGATGCGACCGTCTGCTTTAGACGATGGTAATAACGTCGATTCCCAAGTCGACGCCGATTTACCCATCACAGCGAATCACCCTTCGTGGCGTCAGGGGCGGCAACTTCTTCGGCAGTACCTTCAAGAAATCGGATATACGGATCGAATTATTGATGTTCGATCAACCAAAGTTCGAGCGCTTTTAGGTCTAAATAATAATCAGGAACAAGAAGAGAATGTTAATGGGGGATCATTGAATGGGAATGAATCAAATAAAAGAGCCAGTGAGAGTCaag GAAGAAGAACCCCAGCTAAAAAAACCCAACCAAGTTCATTAGCCGAAGCTATGATGTTAGAAACAGAAGCTGCGGTTATGGTTAATTTGGATTTTCTAACCAATACTGATGTTGATATGGAAGATGATGATGACATCAATGACGACGATGTTGAAGTCCGTGACGATATTGATGATGATGTTAAATCAGTGAAAAgaaaag gaaAATTGGATTCTCTAGGAGACGACGTCGATGCGGAAGCAATGGAAGTATTAAATGAACTGAATCTGTTATCAGAAGCTGTTGATCATCGTCAAAATGAAAAGTCATCATTTGAAAGTATCAAATGGAAGGAGGcaaaaa GTTTTCAAGGTGGTCCAAAAACTTGTCGACAACTGGGTATGAACGAAGAAGAAACGTTAGACGCAAGCCTTGGATTAGGTGAACTGGCACAATTAACGGTAAATAACGACGCAGAATCAACGTACGACATCGCTAGTAGTAAAGAGCCGTTTCGTAAAACTTGGAATGCTAAATACACCCTAAGAAGTCATTTCGATGGAGTTCGTGCTTTGGCGTTTCACCCAACCGAGCCAGTTTTGATCACAGCTAGCGAAGATCACACCCTCAAATTGTGGAATTTACAAAAAACCGTTCAAGCGAAGAAATCGGCGTCTTTAGACGTTGAACCTTTATACACGTTTCGGTGTCATAATGGGCAGGTTCTTTGCTTGGCTATTTCCGGTACGGGAGAACACTGCTATTCGGGCGGTTTAGACGGAAATATTCACTGCTGGAACGTACCAAATTCCAATATTGATCCGTATGATCTTTATGACCCAGAAGTTCTTAATTGTACCCTTAGTGGACATACAGATGCTGTTTGGGGGTTATCTGTGCTTAATTCTAGACAACATTTGGTTTCTTGTGCTGGAGATGGAACTGTTAAGTTATGGGCACCACATtctaaa ggttCTCTTTTAAATACATTCGTGTCGGAAACGGATGGAGTTCCGTGTAGCGTCGATTTCGTCCGAGACGAACCTAACCGCATTATAGCGGCCTATAGCAGTTCAAATATGGTTATGTTCGATACGGAAACGGGTAAACCCGCAGTTCGTTTCGAATCGGGGCAAGATAACGCGACAACTGCTGCCAATAAACAGATTTATCGCGTCGTTTGCCACCCAACACTCCCAATGACGATCAGCGCGCACGATGATCGTCACATCCGGTTTTGGAATAATAATACTGGCAAAATGATTCATTCAATGGTCGCACATTTAGACGCCGTCACCAGTTTAGCCGTCGATCCTAATggactttatttattatcag GTTCGCATGATTGTTCGATTAGATTGTGGAATTTGGATAATAAAACGTGCGTACAAGAAATAACTGCTCATAGAAAGAAGTTTGATGAGAGTATATTAGACGTGGCTTTCCATCCATCTAGGCCATATATAGCGAGTGCCGGAGCGGATGGACTTGCGAAAGtattcgtttaa
- the LOC111417640 gene encoding striatin isoform X2 — translation MKVHGNPTTTTTMEETSIRENGAQMQMGPQGASVVNNTKPTDQPNPAQVQYSIPGILHFIQHEWARFELERSQWEVDRAELQARIAFLQGERKGQENLKNDLVRRIKMLEYALKQERAKYHKLKYGVDLNQGEMRPSALDDGNNVDSQVDADLPITANHPSWRQGRQLLRQYLQEIGYTDRIIDVRSTKVRALLGLNNNQEQEENVNGGSLNGNESNKRASESQGRRTPAKKTQPSSLAEAMMLETEAAVMVNLDFLTNTDVDMEDDDDINDDDVEVRDDIDDDVKSVKRKGKLDSLGDDVDAEAMEVLNELNLLSEAVDHRQNEKSSFESIKWKEAKSGPKTCRQLGMNEEETLDASLGLGELAQLTVNNDAESTYDIASSKEPFRKTWNAKYTLRSHFDGVRALAFHPTEPVLITASEDHTLKLWNLQKTVQAKKSASLDVEPLYTFRCHNGQVLCLAISGTGEHCYSGGLDGNIHCWNVPNSNIDPYDLYDPEVLNCTLSGHTDAVWGLSVLNSRQHLVSCAGDGTVKLWAPHSKGSLLNTFVSETDGVPCSVDFVRDEPNRIIAAYSSSNMVMFDTETGKPAVRFESGQDNATTAANKQIYRVVCHPTLPMTISAHDDRHIRFWNNNTGKMIHSMVAHLDAVTSLAVDPNGLYLLSGSHDCSIRLWNLDNKTCVQEITAHRKKFDESILDVAFHPSRPYIASAGADGLAKVFV, via the exons ATGAAGGTGCACGGAAAtccgacgacgacgacgacgatggAGGAGACTTCGATTCGTGAAAATGGGGCCCAAATGCAAATGGGACCCCAAGGCGCATCGGTTGTTAACAATACGAAACCCACCGACCAACCGAACCCGGCCCAAGTTCAGTATTCGATCCCGGGTATTTTACATTTCATCCAACACGAATGGGCTAGATTTGAACTCGAACGGTCTCAATGGGAAGTAGATAGAGCCGAATTACAG GCTCGTATTGCATTTTTACAAGGAGAGCGTAAAGgtcaagaaaatttaaaaaatgatcttGTCCGACGTATAAAAATGCTTGAATATGCTCTAAAACAAGAACGGGCGAAATACCACAAATTAAAATACGGCGTCGATTTAAATCAAGGCGAGATGCGACCGTCTGCTTTAGACGATGGTAATAACGTCGATTCCCAAGTCGACGCCGATTTACCCATCACAGCGAATCACCCTTCGTGGCGTCAGGGGCGGCAACTTCTTCGGCAGTACCTTCAAGAAATCGGATATACGGATCGAATTATTGATGTTCGATCAACCAAAGTTCGAGCGCTTTTAGGTCTAAATAATAATCAGGAACAAGAAGAGAATGTTAATGGGGGATCATTGAATGGGAATGAATCAAATAAAAGAGCCAGTGAGAGTCaag GAAGAAGAACCCCAGCTAAAAAAACCCAACCAAGTTCATTAGCCGAAGCTATGATGTTAGAAACAGAAGCTGCGGTTATGGTTAATTTGGATTTTCTAACCAATACTGATGTTGATATGGAAGATGATGATGACATCAATGACGACGATGTTGAAGTCCGTGACGATATTGATGATGATGTTAAATCAGTGAAAAgaaaag gaaAATTGGATTCTCTAGGAGACGACGTCGATGCGGAAGCAATGGAAGTATTAAATGAACTGAATCTGTTATCAGAAGCTGTTGATCATCGTCAAAATGAAAAGTCATCATTTGAAAGTATCAAATGGAAGGAGGcaaaaa GTGGTCCAAAAACTTGTCGACAACTGGGTATGAACGAAGAAGAAACGTTAGACGCAAGCCTTGGATTAGGTGAACTGGCACAATTAACGGTAAATAACGACGCAGAATCAACGTACGACATCGCTAGTAGTAAAGAGCCGTTTCGTAAAACTTGGAATGCTAAATACACCCTAAGAAGTCATTTCGATGGAGTTCGTGCTTTGGCGTTTCACCCAACCGAGCCAGTTTTGATCACAGCTAGCGAAGATCACACCCTCAAATTGTGGAATTTACAAAAAACCGTTCAAGCGAAGAAATCGGCGTCTTTAGACGTTGAACCTTTATACACGTTTCGGTGTCATAATGGGCAGGTTCTTTGCTTGGCTATTTCCGGTACGGGAGAACACTGCTATTCGGGCGGTTTAGACGGAAATATTCACTGCTGGAACGTACCAAATTCCAATATTGATCCGTATGATCTTTATGACCCAGAAGTTCTTAATTGTACCCTTAGTGGACATACAGATGCTGTTTGGGGGTTATCTGTGCTTAATTCTAGACAACATTTGGTTTCTTGTGCTGGAGATGGAACTGTTAAGTTATGGGCACCACATtctaaa ggttCTCTTTTAAATACATTCGTGTCGGAAACGGATGGAGTTCCGTGTAGCGTCGATTTCGTCCGAGACGAACCTAACCGCATTATAGCGGCCTATAGCAGTTCAAATATGGTTATGTTCGATACGGAAACGGGTAAACCCGCAGTTCGTTTCGAATCGGGGCAAGATAACGCGACAACTGCTGCCAATAAACAGATTTATCGCGTCGTTTGCCACCCAACACTCCCAATGACGATCAGCGCGCACGATGATCGTCACATCCGGTTTTGGAATAATAATACTGGCAAAATGATTCATTCAATGGTCGCACATTTAGACGCCGTCACCAGTTTAGCCGTCGATCCTAATggactttatttattatcag GTTCGCATGATTGTTCGATTAGATTGTGGAATTTGGATAATAAAACGTGCGTACAAGAAATAACTGCTCATAGAAAGAAGTTTGATGAGAGTATATTAGACGTGGCTTTCCATCCATCTAGGCCATATATAGCGAGTGCCGGAGCGGATGGACTTGCGAAAGtattcgtttaa